In Arcobacter sp. F155, the genomic window CCAGTTCCAGGAAATACTGAAGGATCAAGTACATCTAAATCAATTGTTATATAAACTGGTTTATTAACTAAAAGTTCAACTCTTTCTTCTAAAGTATTATAAGTAAACTTTTCTAAGTGAGAGTGCTCTTTTGCCCACTCAAACTCTTCTTTTAAACCACTTCTAATACAGAACTGATTTAATCTACCACCTCCAACTTGGTCATAAATTCTTCTAAGAACAGTTGCATGACTTAAAGCTTCACCTAAATAATCATTTCTTAAATCTGTGTGAGCATCAAAATGAATAATATGTAAATCTTCATACTTTTTAGATAATGCTTTTACAGGTCCAAGAGATACTAAATGTTCTCCACCAATCATAACTGGAATCTTGTCAGCATCTATGATTTCTTGAGTCTTCTCTTGAATCATTCTAAGAGCAGTTTTTTTATCTCCAAAAGGAACTTCTAAATTTCCATAATCAAAAAGTTTTAAATCTTCTAAATCTTTGTCTAAATATGGACTATAACTTTCTAGTCCCCAAGAGTCTTCTCTCATTGCACTTGGTGCAAATCTTGTTCCTGGTTTAAAAGATGTTGTTCCATCAAAGGGAACTCCAAATAAAACTGCCTTTGACTCTTCAAAAGAGTCTTCAAATCCTATAAAAGTAGAGCTTTGTGCTTCCATTTTATAATCGCCTTTCAAAATTATACATATCCATATACCTAAATGCTAATAGATTTTCTAATATAGCAAATAGTGCAATAAAGTTAATAAAGGAACTCCCACCATATGAAAATAGAGGTAAAGGAAGTCCAACAACAGGTGCATAACCAATAACCATTAAAATATTAATACTCATATTTAAAAATATGAGAAGTCCAAGTCCGGAGGCGAAGGAACGAATTACATAATCATCATGGAAATAGTAATTAAAGGACAGTAGATGATAAATCAATAAACCATAAATAAATATAAGTCCAATAGCTCCTAAAAATCCATATCTCTCCACAAAATATGCAAAAATAAAATCACTTGTTGCAATAGGTAAAAACTTTAATTGTGTTTGTGTCGCTTCTTCGGCTTCTTTTCCAACTAAACCACCATTTCCAATTGCAATAATTGATTGTTGCACTTGATAACTAGGCTTCTCTGAAAGGAAATCTTTAATCCTTTTTTTCTGATAATCTTTAATCAAATTAGTATAAATAAAAGGTGAAGCTAAAGCAATGGTTACAAAAATAGTAGCCCATATTTTCCAGTTTACTCCAACTATAAATAAAATTCCATAACCAACTAATAATAATACTAAAGCAGTCCCTAAATCAGGCTCTTTTGCGA contains:
- the speB gene encoding agmatinase produces the protein MEAQSSTFIGFEDSFEESKAVLFGVPFDGTTSFKPGTRFAPSAMREDSWGLESYSPYLDKDLEDLKLFDYGNLEVPFGDKKTALRMIQEKTQEIIDADKIPVMIGGEHLVSLGPVKALSKKYEDLHIIHFDAHTDLRNDYLGEALSHATVLRRIYDQVGGGRLNQFCIRSGLKEEFEWAKEHSHLEKFTYNTLEERVELLVNKPVYITIDLDVLDPSVFPGTGTPEPGGIDFHDMMKIISILSRLENVVGLDVVELSPKFDASGVSTAVACKTLRELVLATIK
- a CDS encoding FtsW/RodA/SpoVE family cell cycle protein produces the protein MRLFDKRIISHFDYLIVIFVLPLILLSYNLISETNRILANKQLIYFTISLIVFFIIFILPIRRNIRLIPILYWLGIFLLLAVEFWGVTKLGAKRWLSLPFLNMTIQPSELFKPVFILMLGHLIHSKPPEDRGYSFKDFIYFSFYILLPFVLIAKEPDLGTALVLLLVGYGILFIVGVNWKIWATIFVTIALASPFIYTNLIKDYQKKRIKDFLSEKPSYQVQQSIIAIGNGGLVGKEAEEATQTQLKFLPIATSDFIFAYFVERYGFLGAIGLIFIYGLLIYHLLSFNYYFHDDYVIRSFASGLGLLIFLNMSINILMVIGYAPVVGLPLPLFSYGGSSFINFIALFAILENLLAFRYMDMYNFERRL